One region of Arthrobacter sp. StoSoilB22 genomic DNA includes:
- a CDS encoding ATP-binding cassette domain-containing protein, with protein MIRVDNVRKSYGSFTALDGLSLDAPEGTVLGLLGPNGSGKTTTVKVLTTLLTPDSGDAWVAGHSVRTDPELVRRNLGLSGQYAAVDEKLTAFENLHMVGRLYGMNRRNATARAHELLADFRLTDVAGKRAGAFSGGMRRRLDLAGAVVARPKVVVLDEPTTGLDPRGRLDTWDVVAGLVSGGTTVLLTTQYLEEADRLADHIAVINHGSVIAEGTASQLKDRAGSERVDVTVKNAADLRSATSVLMEATGGVVIPEVDEAALSVSVAAPGGHGVLVRVLAELDARSLPVTEASLRRPTLDDVFLQLTGGSTQTPHQNSEDKQGVPA; from the coding sequence GTGATCCGCGTAGACAATGTCCGTAAGTCCTACGGCTCGTTCACGGCCTTGGATGGCTTGTCCCTGGACGCCCCCGAAGGCACGGTGCTGGGATTGCTGGGGCCCAACGGCTCCGGCAAAACCACCACCGTCAAGGTGCTCACCACCTTGCTGACCCCGGATTCAGGGGACGCTTGGGTGGCCGGCCACTCGGTCCGCACCGACCCGGAATTGGTCCGCCGCAACCTCGGCCTCTCCGGGCAGTACGCCGCTGTGGATGAGAAGCTCACGGCTTTTGAGAACCTCCACATGGTGGGGCGCCTCTACGGAATGAACCGCCGGAATGCCACGGCACGTGCGCATGAACTGTTGGCAGATTTCCGCCTTACGGACGTGGCCGGCAAACGGGCCGGGGCTTTCTCCGGCGGCATGCGGCGGCGGCTGGACCTTGCCGGCGCGGTAGTGGCCCGGCCCAAAGTCGTGGTGCTGGACGAGCCCACCACGGGTTTGGACCCGCGGGGCAGGCTGGATACCTGGGACGTGGTGGCCGGGCTGGTATCGGGTGGAACTACTGTCCTCCTGACCACCCAGTACCTTGAGGAAGCAGACCGGCTGGCGGACCACATCGCCGTGATCAACCACGGCTCCGTGATTGCCGAAGGCACTGCCAGCCAGCTCAAGGACCGGGCCGGTTCAGAACGGGTGGACGTCACCGTGAAGAATGCGGCCGATCTGCGCAGCGCAACCTCCGTGCTGATGGAGGCAACCGGCGGAGTTGTCATTCCGGAGGTGGACGAGGCCGCGTTGAGTGTGTCCGTTGCTGCCCCCGGCGGCCATGGCGTGCTGGTCCGGGTCCTGGCCGAGCTGGATGCACGGTCCCTTCCCGTGACCGAAGCATCCCTGCGCCGCCCCACCCTGGACGACGTCTTCCTCCAGCTCACCGGAGGCTCAACGCAAACCCCCCACCAGAACAGCGAAGACAAGCAAGGGGTGCCCGCATGA
- a CDS encoding MbtH family protein has protein sequence MTNPFDDTSATFSVLVNEYQQHSLWPSFAATPKGWVAMFGPDSREACLDYVSQTWTDMAPRKVAELAASQ, from the coding sequence GTGACGAACCCGTTTGATGACACCTCAGCAACCTTCTCCGTCCTGGTCAACGAATACCAACAGCACTCCCTGTGGCCTTCCTTCGCGGCCACACCCAAGGGGTGGGTAGCCATGTTTGGCCCGGACAGCCGGGAAGCCTGCCTGGATTACGTGTCTCAAACGTGGACCGACATGGCGCCCCGCAAGGTTGCCGAGCTGGCTGCCAGCCAGTGA